In a genomic window of Gemmatimonadota bacterium:
- a CDS encoding bifunctional 5,10-methylene-tetrahydrofolate dehydrogenase/5,10-methylene-tetrahydrofolate cyclohydrolase, whose protein sequence is MTARLLDGTAIANTIRADIAKDVAGLVAGGVQPGLAVVIVGDDPASLVYAASKGKACLEAGMHSETIRLPDTATEAELLAIVDRLNADPRIHGFLVQLPLPKHIRTERVLLRIDPNKDVDGFHPMNVGRVSVGDPSAFRPATPYGCQQMLIRAGIETKGAHAVIVGRSNIVGKPIANLLVQDTPGGNATVTICHSRSRDLPAITRQADILVVAIGKPEFVTADMVKPGAVVVDVGINRVPDATRPKGYRIVGDVAFEPVAQVASWITPVPGGVGKMTIAMLLRNTVQAAKQSR, encoded by the coding sequence GTGACCGCCCGGCTTCTCGACGGGACTGCCATCGCCAACACCATCCGGGCCGACATTGCGAAGGATGTCGCCGGGCTGGTGGCCGGCGGCGTGCAGCCCGGGTTGGCCGTGGTGATCGTCGGCGACGATCCGGCGAGCCTGGTCTATGCCGCCAGCAAAGGAAAAGCCTGTCTCGAAGCGGGGATGCACTCGGAAACGATTCGGCTGCCCGACACCGCCACCGAGGCTGAGTTGCTGGCGATCGTCGACCGACTGAACGCCGATCCGAGGATCCATGGGTTCCTGGTTCAGCTGCCGTTGCCGAAACACATCAGGACCGAGCGGGTCCTGCTTCGCATCGATCCGAACAAGGATGTCGACGGGTTCCACCCCATGAACGTTGGGCGGGTCTCGGTCGGCGATCCGTCGGCCTTTCGACCGGCCACCCCCTACGGGTGCCAGCAGATGTTGATCCGGGCGGGGATCGAGACCAAGGGCGCCCATGCCGTGATCGTCGGCCGCTCCAACATCGTCGGCAAGCCGATTGCCAATCTCCTCGTGCAAGACACGCCGGGCGGGAACGCCACCGTCACTATCTGTCACTCCCGCTCCCGGGACCTCCCAGCCATTACTCGTCAGGCGGACATCTTGGTGGTGGCCATCGGCAAGCCGGAATTCGTCACCGCCGACATGGTCAAGCCGGGCGCCGTCGTCGTCGATGTTGGGATCAACCGGGTTCCCGATGCCACTCGTCCCAAGGGCTATCGGATCGTCGGCGACGTGGCGTTCGAGCCGGTGGCCCAGGTGGCGAGTTGGATCACGCCGGTGCCGGGCGGAGTGGGCAAGATGACCATCGCGATGTTGCTGCGCAATACGGTTCAAGCGGCGAAACAGAGCCGGTGA
- a CDS encoding polyprenyl synthetase family protein has translation MPDLAPAAELLAEARDVADEHLLAVAERLRSESPGPLGEALAYALGTAGKRVRPALVLACYRAAGGRHDAITRLATAVEIIHTYSLVHDDLPCMDDDARRRGRPTTHVAFDAPTATRVGYLLVPVAIEVLCESNRELGVSDATHQAIARTLLEASGIQGMVGGQWLDLAAEGRSLVADDLTTIHARKTGALIEAACVVGGLAAGAGGQTIEALAGYGREIGLAFQVADDVLDATATTAQLGKTVGRDVSLQKSTYVSFLGVDGARAEAERLAHRAVEWLERGGVASPSLVSLAHYIVNRQS, from the coding sequence ATGCCTGATCTGGCGCCCGCGGCCGAGCTGCTCGCCGAAGCGCGGGACGTGGCCGACGAGCACCTGCTGGCGGTGGCGGAGCGGCTCCGGTCCGAAAGCCCCGGCCCGTTGGGTGAGGCCTTGGCCTACGCGCTCGGCACGGCGGGCAAGCGAGTCCGGCCGGCTCTGGTGCTGGCCTGCTACCGGGCGGCGGGCGGTCGCCACGACGCCATTACCCGCCTCGCCACGGCGGTCGAGATCATCCATACGTATTCGCTGGTCCATGACGATCTGCCCTGCATGGACGATGACGCTCGACGGCGGGGGCGGCCGACCACCCACGTGGCGTTCGATGCCCCGACCGCCACCCGAGTCGGGTATCTGCTGGTGCCGGTGGCCATTGAGGTGCTCTGCGAATCCAATCGGGAGCTCGGGGTGTCGGATGCCACCCATCAGGCCATTGCCCGGACGCTGCTCGAGGCGAGCGGCATTCAAGGCATGGTCGGGGGGCAGTGGCTCGACTTGGCGGCGGAGGGGCGCTCGCTGGTGGCCGACGACCTGACGACCATCCACGCCCGGAAAACGGGGGCCCTGATCGAGGCCGCCTGTGTGGTCGGGGGGCTGGCGGCTGGAGCGGGCGGACAGACCATTGAGGCGCTGGCCGGGTATGGCCGCGAAATCGGCCTGGCTTTTCAAGTGGCCGACGATGTCCTCGACGCCACCGCCACCACGGCCCAACTCGGGAAGACCGTGGGCCGGGACGTCTCGCTCCAGAAGTCGACCTACGTGAGCTTCCTCGGCGTCGACGGGGCCCGGGCCGAGGCGGAGCGTCTGGCGCACCGAGCGGTGGAATGGTTGGAGCGCGGCGGGGTGGCGTCGCCCTCGCTGGTGAGTCTGGCACATTATATTGTGAATCGTCAGTCCTGA
- the recN gene encoding DNA repair protein RecN, whose product MRPTQLLRPDAPEPPVGGFGRARQHSVISELRVRDLVTVADATLHLGAGLNVLTGETGAGKSMLVDALALLLGGRAESGAVRPGAQKAIIEGVFEGLPRRVKAVLESLGLDPEDDRVVVRREVSAEGRSRAWVNGSPTTVAALEQLGGALADLHGQHQTVSLLQPETQREVLDGFAGAVAEARQVAECHAGLGRLQEEERQLIDRREAVRKKADYLRHVVQEIDAAKLQAGEDERLDQDIRKLANAEELRSLGERVAGALEEDDGALKGLHAAEQAFGRLERVDPGVADWRMLIDQAYAALEELARQARDYARAIEDDPSRLRELETRRGVLDRLGQKYGASIDAVLVTRVESAGELDLLDAAAFDLKALAARREAAERELKSLAKGLTERRRIGGDRLARAVNRQLPKLGLPGGRFEVMLMPAAQIGSYGAEAVVFSVQLNVGLEARPVHKAASGGELSRLMLALTSALARQDAIPTLVFDEIDQGVGGEVGAQVGEALADAAKRHQVLVITHLPTIAARADRHLVVSKRAKAGIATSAVEVIHGEDRVGEIARMLGDADSDSARRHALALLGPKNAVQA is encoded by the coding sequence ATTCGGCCAACGCAGCTACTTCGCCCGGATGCGCCAGAGCCTCCGGTGGGGGGATTTGGCCGAGCGCGACAACACTCAGTGATCTCCGAACTCCGGGTTCGTGACCTCGTCACTGTCGCCGACGCCACGCTCCACCTCGGCGCCGGTCTCAACGTCTTGACTGGCGAGACGGGCGCCGGCAAATCGATGCTGGTCGATGCCTTGGCGCTCTTGCTCGGCGGCCGGGCGGAGAGCGGGGCGGTTCGGCCCGGGGCCCAGAAAGCCATCATCGAAGGCGTGTTCGAGGGGCTTCCTCGCCGGGTCAAAGCGGTGCTCGAGTCCCTCGGTCTCGATCCGGAAGACGACCGGGTCGTGGTGCGCCGGGAAGTGTCGGCGGAGGGCCGGTCCCGCGCCTGGGTCAATGGGAGCCCGACTACGGTGGCGGCCTTGGAGCAACTGGGCGGCGCCCTCGCCGACCTGCACGGCCAGCATCAGACGGTGTCGCTGCTCCAACCCGAAACCCAGCGCGAGGTGCTCGACGGATTTGCGGGGGCCGTCGCGGAAGCCCGGCAGGTGGCGGAGTGCCACGCGGGGCTCGGCCGGTTGCAGGAGGAGGAACGGCAGTTGATCGACCGCCGGGAGGCGGTCCGGAAGAAGGCCGACTACCTCCGGCACGTGGTCCAGGAAATCGACGCGGCCAAACTCCAGGCTGGCGAAGACGAGCGGCTTGACCAGGATATTCGGAAGCTGGCCAACGCCGAAGAGCTCCGGTCGTTAGGCGAGCGGGTGGCGGGAGCGCTCGAGGAGGACGACGGCGCGCTCAAGGGGCTCCACGCCGCCGAACAGGCGTTCGGGCGGCTGGAACGAGTCGACCCCGGGGTGGCCGATTGGCGGATGTTGATCGACCAGGCCTATGCCGCCCTGGAGGAACTGGCCCGCCAGGCCCGGGACTACGCCCGCGCCATTGAGGACGACCCGAGCCGGCTCCGCGAGCTCGAGACCCGCCGCGGCGTCCTCGATCGGTTGGGCCAGAAGTACGGCGCGTCGATTGATGCGGTGCTGGTCACCCGGGTGGAATCCGCGGGCGAACTCGATCTGCTCGATGCCGCGGCCTTCGATTTGAAGGCGCTGGCGGCCCGTCGCGAAGCAGCGGAGCGGGAACTCAAATCTCTGGCCAAGGGACTGACCGAACGGCGCCGGATCGGCGGCGACCGGCTGGCCCGAGCGGTCAACCGCCAACTCCCGAAATTGGGGCTGCCCGGTGGACGGTTTGAGGTGATGCTCATGCCGGCGGCTCAGATCGGCAGCTACGGCGCCGAGGCGGTGGTGTTTTCCGTCCAACTCAATGTCGGGCTCGAGGCTCGGCCGGTGCATAAAGCAGCCTCGGGCGGCGAGCTGTCCCGGCTGATGCTCGCCCTGACCTCGGCGTTGGCGCGTCAGGACGCGATCCCGACGCTGGTGTTCGACGAAATCGATCAAGGGGTTGGCGGCGAGGTCGGGGCCCAAGTGGGCGAGGCCCTGGCCGATGCCGCCAAGCGCCATCAGGTGCTCGTCATCACCCATTTGCCGACGATTGCCGCCAGGGCCGATCGTCATTTGGTGGTATCGAAGCGAGCCAAGGCGGGCATCGCCACCAGCGCCGTCGAGGTGATCCACGGCGAGGACCGGGTCGGAGAAATTGCCCGGATGCTAGGCGATGCCGACAGCGACTCGGCCCGCCGTCATGCCCTGGCCCTCCTCGGACCGAAAAACGCTGTCCAGGCCTAA
- the dxs gene encoding 1-deoxy-D-xylulose-5-phosphate synthase, which produces MSLLPAIRGPADLKRIGRDQLPVLAQDLRDRLIQSCSETGGHIGASLGCVELAIALLYEFDSPTDKIVWDVGHQAYAWKLLTGRNEGFDSLRQRGGVSGFLKTSESAHDQFGAGHAGTAMSAAFGMATARDLLGLDYKVVAVVGDGALTCGLSYEGMNNAGHSDRDILLIVNDNGMSISPNVGAISKTLGGIVATPFTNRIREIIKHWTLKAGKVFGDEVVEFAKNVEESAKNLFSEGMFFEELGFRYFGPIDGHDLGKLCDTLRFVRTLKGPRVLHVLTEKGKGFSYAEDNKEKWHGLAAYDPDTGEARKKASGPPTWTQVFGDALSDLAEEHRDFVVITAAMPSGTGTNIFQKRWPERFFDVGIAEGHAVTFAGGLATQGVRSVCAIYSTFLQRAYDNIIHDVAVQHLPVMFCMDRAGLVGEDGQTHMGLYDIAYMLAVPGMVVTAPKDADELVGLLKTGLTHHGGPFCTRYPRDKVPAAPRPVAETPAVPFGTWELLRPGKDAAILAVGTMVGPALAAADRLHQDGIEAAVVNCRFLKPYDRALLDQLAQDTKLLVTVEEGTVVNGFGAYLGRELADTHPGVRVVAMGIADRLVEQAPRNAQLESFGLSATGIAARVVALHHEGSVEAR; this is translated from the coding sequence ATGTCATTACTGCCAGCCATTCGCGGTCCGGCCGATCTCAAACGGATCGGGCGCGATCAGTTGCCCGTGCTTGCCCAAGATCTTCGGGACCGGCTGATCCAGTCGTGTTCGGAAACCGGCGGCCACATCGGGGCCAGTCTCGGGTGCGTCGAACTCGCGATCGCGTTGCTCTACGAGTTTGATTCGCCGACCGACAAGATCGTCTGGGACGTGGGGCACCAGGCCTATGCGTGGAAGCTCCTGACCGGCCGGAACGAAGGTTTCGACTCGCTCCGCCAGCGGGGAGGGGTGTCCGGGTTTCTGAAGACTAGCGAGAGCGCGCACGACCAGTTCGGCGCGGGTCACGCCGGTACCGCCATGTCCGCCGCCTTCGGCATGGCCACTGCCCGGGATCTCCTCGGCCTCGACTACAAGGTCGTGGCGGTCGTGGGCGACGGGGCGCTCACCTGCGGCCTGTCGTACGAGGGCATGAACAATGCGGGACACTCCGACCGGGACATCCTCCTGATCGTCAACGATAACGGGATGTCGATTTCCCCGAACGTGGGCGCCATCAGCAAGACGCTCGGCGGGATCGTCGCGACGCCGTTCACCAACCGGATCCGGGAGATCATCAAGCACTGGACGCTCAAGGCCGGCAAGGTGTTCGGTGACGAGGTCGTCGAGTTCGCCAAGAATGTCGAAGAGAGCGCCAAGAACCTCTTTTCCGAGGGGATGTTTTTCGAGGAACTCGGCTTCCGCTACTTCGGCCCGATCGACGGCCACGACCTCGGCAAGCTCTGCGATACCCTCCGGTTCGTCCGGACGCTCAAGGGACCCCGGGTGCTCCATGTTCTGACCGAAAAAGGGAAGGGGTTCTCCTACGCCGAGGACAACAAGGAAAAGTGGCACGGGCTGGCGGCGTACGACCCTGACACGGGCGAGGCCCGGAAGAAGGCCAGCGGCCCCCCGACCTGGACCCAGGTATTCGGCGATGCCCTGTCCGATCTGGCGGAGGAGCATCGCGATTTCGTCGTCATCACCGCGGCCATGCCGTCGGGGACCGGGACCAACATCTTTCAGAAACGATGGCCGGAACGGTTCTTCGATGTCGGGATCGCCGAGGGGCACGCGGTGACGTTTGCGGGCGGGCTGGCCACTCAAGGGGTCCGGTCGGTGTGCGCCATCTATTCCACCTTCTTGCAACGGGCCTACGACAACATCATCCACGACGTCGCGGTCCAGCACCTGCCCGTGATGTTCTGCATGGACCGGGCGGGCCTGGTGGGCGAGGACGGCCAGACCCACATGGGTCTCTACGACATTGCCTACATGTTGGCGGTGCCCGGCATGGTGGTAACCGCGCCCAAAGATGCCGATGAATTGGTCGGGCTCCTGAAGACCGGCCTCACCCATCACGGCGGCCCGTTCTGCACTCGCTATCCGCGCGACAAGGTGCCGGCCGCACCCCGCCCGGTAGCGGAAACGCCCGCCGTGCCGTTCGGGACGTGGGAACTCCTCCGGCCCGGGAAGGACGCTGCGATCCTTGCGGTGGGTACCATGGTCGGCCCAGCGCTCGCGGCGGCCGACCGGCTTCACCAGGATGGGATCGAGGCGGCTGTGGTCAATTGCCGGTTCCTCAAGCCCTATGATCGGGCCCTGCTCGACCAGCTGGCGCAGGACACCAAATTGCTGGTCACCGTGGAAGAGGGTACCGTGGTCAATGGGTTCGGGGCGTATCTCGGTCGCGAGTTGGCCGACACCCACCCCGGGGTCCGGGTCGTGGCCATGGGTATTGCCGACCGGCTGGTGGAACAGGCTCCGCGGAACGCACAGCTCGAGAGTTTCGGTCTGTCGGCCACCGGGATTGCGGCCCGGGTGGTCGCGCTCCACCACGAGGGCAGCGTCGAAGCGCGATGA
- the xseB gene encoding exodeoxyribonuclease VII small subunit: MSEDPLATDLKRLEEIVQALEGDEIDLDRALALFEEGVRYLKTAKDRLSEAEARVERVLEDADGVLKLTSFDA, from the coding sequence ATGAGTGAAGATCCGCTGGCGACCGATCTCAAACGGCTCGAAGAGATCGTCCAGGCGCTCGAGGGCGATGAGATTGACCTCGACCGGGCCCTGGCGTTGTTCGAGGAGGGGGTCCGGTACCTCAAGACCGCCAAGGACCGGCTGTCCGAGGCTGAGGCGCGGGTCGAGCGGGTCCTGGAAGACGCCGATGGAGTGCTCAAGCTGACGTCGTTTGATGCCTGA
- the xseA gene encoding exodeoxyribonuclease VII large subunit, which translates to MDHAGAGRSGQDDHRDVAAQYGSSGETEPVKRQSRQSPDLFGKEPAQPTNRPAYTVSELGAALRVAAESAVGQVWIKGEVIGMKAYEAGHWYFTLKDAESQLRCVMWRSYAERQRLVPVDGVEVYVLGTPTVWAARGELRINAVALLPTAGVGLQQLALERTRERLAEDGLFDPARKRSLPAFPRAMAVVTSADGVVVHDIVTVARRRWPSVRIVLVPAKVQGDDAVDELVRALAIVNRLDGIDLCIVGRGGGGRDDLSAFNAEPVCRAVAAVRVPTISAVGHETDVTLTDLVADLRAPTPSAAAAMALPDRSAIGRQVASLGSRLGSGLRRRSRVLSERLARVSLRARHAIRRRVEVPRRRWERLAASLDALSPLAVLGRGYSVAQLDDGRVVLTRDQLPAGTGFSLRVSDGTIKARSE; encoded by the coding sequence TTGGATCACGCCGGTGCCGGGCGGAGTGGGCAAGATGACCATCGCGATGTTGCTGCGCAATACGGTTCAAGCGGCGAAACAGAGCCGGTGAAACGGCAGTCCCGCCAGTCGCCCGATCTCTTCGGCAAAGAACCGGCCCAACCGACGAACCGGCCGGCGTACACGGTGTCCGAACTCGGGGCGGCCCTCCGGGTGGCCGCCGAGTCGGCGGTGGGGCAGGTGTGGATCAAGGGCGAAGTGATCGGGATGAAGGCCTACGAGGCCGGTCACTGGTACTTCACTCTCAAGGATGCGGAGTCTCAACTCCGCTGCGTCATGTGGCGCTCGTACGCGGAGCGCCAACGCCTCGTGCCGGTTGACGGGGTGGAGGTGTACGTCCTTGGCACCCCGACCGTCTGGGCCGCCCGCGGCGAACTCCGGATCAATGCGGTGGCCTTGCTCCCCACTGCCGGTGTCGGTCTCCAACAACTCGCCCTTGAGCGGACCCGGGAGCGGCTGGCCGAGGACGGACTCTTCGACCCGGCCCGCAAGCGGAGCCTGCCCGCGTTTCCGAGGGCCATGGCGGTGGTCACAAGCGCCGACGGCGTGGTCGTGCACGACATCGTGACCGTGGCGCGGCGGCGGTGGCCATCGGTTCGGATCGTGCTGGTGCCGGCCAAGGTCCAGGGTGACGACGCCGTGGACGAACTCGTCCGGGCCCTGGCCATCGTGAACCGGCTCGATGGCATCGATCTCTGTATTGTCGGGCGCGGGGGCGGCGGGCGGGATGATCTCTCGGCGTTCAATGCGGAGCCGGTGTGCCGGGCGGTCGCGGCGGTCCGGGTGCCGACCATTTCGGCCGTCGGGCACGAGACCGATGTGACGTTGACGGATCTGGTGGCCGACCTCCGGGCCCCGACCCCCTCGGCGGCGGCGGCGATGGCGCTCCCGGACCGGAGCGCCATCGGCCGGCAGGTCGCGTCACTGGGCAGCCGGTTAGGCAGCGGACTTCGGCGCCGGAGCCGGGTGCTGTCCGAGCGGCTGGCCCGGGTGTCGCTCCGGGCTCGACATGCCATCCGGCGCCGGGTCGAGGTTCCCCGGCGCCGGTGGGAACGGCTGGCGGCATCGCTCGACGCGCTCAGTCCGCTCGCGGTTTTGGGCCGGGGATACTCGGTGGCCCAACTTGACGATGGCCGAGTGGTGCTCACCCGCGATCAGCTACCGGCGGGGACGGGGTTTTCACTGCGGGTATCGGACGGCACTATCAAGGCAAGGTCAGAATGA
- a CDS encoding NAD(+)/NADH kinase, whose amino-acid sequence MNVGVVGNPRYRGLAGILAGMAARAPGLGLTFFTEPELAPLWEGSVAPIGVADLDALVTLGGDGTLLRGARSLGRKPVPVLGINLGRVGFLTACTRNELDGALARLAAGDYVIEPRMALDAEIVGAGNPRFPLPPALNDVVVHKAGVARMIQLGVRVDDQDVGPYSADGLIVATPTGSTAYSLSAGGPIIAPDVEAVVITPICAHTLAVRPLVIPSTAVITITPISGWAEDLLVSVDGQQAMTLGPDDTIEIGRSEHTVQLVRFGQRSYFARMRQSLRWGDLAERDNTQ is encoded by the coding sequence ATGAACGTCGGCGTGGTCGGGAATCCCCGCTATCGCGGATTGGCCGGGATCTTGGCCGGCATGGCCGCGCGCGCGCCCGGTTTGGGCTTGACCTTCTTTACCGAGCCCGAGCTGGCGCCTCTGTGGGAGGGGTCGGTGGCCCCGATCGGCGTCGCCGACCTCGACGCCTTGGTCACGTTAGGCGGCGACGGGACTCTGCTCCGGGGGGCCCGCTCGCTCGGCCGAAAGCCGGTCCCGGTGCTCGGGATCAACCTGGGCCGGGTCGGGTTCCTGACCGCCTGCACCCGCAACGAGCTCGACGGGGCGCTGGCTCGGCTGGCCGCCGGTGATTACGTCATCGAACCCCGGATGGCGCTCGATGCCGAAATTGTCGGGGCCGGCAATCCCCGGTTCCCTCTGCCGCCGGCGCTCAACGACGTAGTGGTCCACAAGGCGGGCGTGGCCCGGATGATCCAGCTGGGCGTCCGGGTCGACGATCAGGATGTCGGGCCCTACAGCGCGGACGGACTCATCGTCGCAACCCCGACCGGATCGACGGCCTACTCGCTCTCGGCCGGTGGCCCGATCATCGCGCCCGACGTCGAGGCCGTCGTGATCACGCCGATCTGCGCCCACACCCTGGCGGTTCGCCCGCTGGTCATTCCGTCCACCGCCGTGATCACAATCACCCCGATCAGCGGATGGGCCGAGGATCTCCTGGTTTCGGTCGATGGCCAGCAGGCCATGACACTCGGCCCCGATGACACGATCGAGATCGGCCGGAGCGAGCACACGGTCCAGCTGGTGCGATTCGGCCAACGCAGCTACTTCGCCCGGATGCGCCAGAGCCTCCGGTGGGGGGATTTGGCCGAGCGCGACAACACTCAGTGA